Proteins from a genomic interval of Medicago truncatula cultivar Jemalong A17 chromosome 3, MtrunA17r5.0-ANR, whole genome shotgun sequence:
- the LOC112420477 gene encoding uncharacterized protein isoform X4, which yields MFEEHYQHPRLSPMGPSRLPLPPQMERKLLHEKKRKEQEVESTKEDLLHGKKPKEQKVESTEGDLLYDGEKPKEFECPVYAETLKVYNKLKDIDTIDLKWCPIIPDKHAYLKHEKKFAELFKKHEEKKKRWMLIEEEKERLGKGKRGAVTDKLKPCYAMLLA from the exons ATGTTTGAG GAACATTACCAGCACCCTAGACTCTCCCCAATGGGCCCTTCACGATTGCCGCTGCCACCGCAAATGG AAAGAAAACTTCTTCATGAGAAGAAGCGGAAGGAGCAAGAAGTAGAAAGCACAAAGGAGGATCTTCTCCATGGGAAGAAGCCAAAGGAGCAAAAAGTAGAAAGTACCGAGGGAGATCTGCTTTATGATGGTGAGAAGCCAAAAGAATTCGAATGCCCGGTTTACGCAGAGACATTGAAAg TCTATAACAAGCTGAAAGATATAGATACAATAGACCTCAAGTGGTGTCCAATTATACCCGATAAG CATGCATACTTGAAGCATGAGAAAAAGTTTGCTGAACTCTTCAAGAAGcatgaagagaaaaagaagcgGTGGATGctgattgaagaagaaaaagagcgTCTTGGGAAAGGGAAAAGAGGAGCTGTTACTGATAAGTTGAAACCATGTTATGCTATGCTCTTGGCCTGA